GTACTGTTTTGTCTTGTTGTTCTATGCACTTCGGTTTCTGCGGCGGAGGTCAAGCCACCTGCGACGACATGTGTCGAGGCGTGTGCTGAAATTGCCAAGAAGCTAGCCGAACAGGAGCAAAAATCGGCCCAAAGCCGTCAACACGAGACTGGTGCCTCGGAAGCCACTGCCGCGAGCCAACCCGCACTCGTCCCCGACCCCCTTTGTATGATGATAAGTTTCTCGAAGATTCCGCGGGGGCTGATGCCGTTAGCTTTTGCCGAACTCGACTGCCCCGACCGCTACCCCAACTGGTTGTTAGCAGTGTGGTTTGGAGGAATATAGCTCCGGTCCAACCAATTCTTAGATGTGGTGTGACGGCCTTGCGATTTCATCCTTAGTTGGAGGGTCGTCTTGGGTAGCTTGTAACCGCCCGAAGCGGTATGCTAAATGGCGACAGTAGTGTCCGACGCGGTGGTATGTGGTGGGCTGTAAGTCACTGAAATGCCGGATGATTTGTGCGCTCTGCACAGCAGCCGCTGGCAAGTTGTCCCTAGGAGTCTGCGCCGTAGAAGAGGGCGGCATGGGAAAGAGTATGAAGAGGGGCGGGAGAAGGCAAGGAGAGGAAGGAGAGGGGAACTATCCAGTGTATGAACCAGGGCAGGGATTGTTAATGCCGCCGGATTTGACGGAATGGGTACCAGCGGGACACTTGGCGCACCACGTCAGCGACTTGATGGACGTGCTGGATTTGGGGGAGTTTTACGAGGGGGACGGGTGGCGGAACCGACCTTACGAGCCGTCGATGATGTTGAAGTTTTTGAGATACGGGTACGCGACAGGGGTCTATGCTTCGCGGAAGATAGCGAAGAAGCTGGACGAGGACGTAGCGTTTCGGATGTTGGGAGCGGGGAACTATCCGAAGCACCGGACGATCCGGGAGTTTCGGCCGCGGGAGGACCGGTTGGCGGCGATTGCGGCGGCGAAGAAGCGCTTGGAGGAGGCGCAACGAGAGATGGATGAAGCGCGAGGGGGCAGGCCTGGTGAGGAGCGCAACCGGAAGGGAGGAAGGCCGTACAACCGGGAGTATGGGCAACCGTCGGCGAAGGCTGAAAGCAATTTCACCGATCCCGAGAGCGGGTTCACGAAGATAAGCGGGGAAGGGTTCCAGCAGCGTTACAATGGCCAGCTGGTACTGGACGGAGAGTGCCAGATTATCGTGGGAACCCTTGGCCGCGTGCGCCCAAACCCCTGCGTAGGACGCGGGCCGTCCCACGCTCGCTCAAATCCCCTCCCATGGCCCTGAATTCCGAACGTTTCACCGCTACTCCACTCTGATCTTTATGCCTGCCGTCCCACAAAGTTGACGAGGTGCACCATGCGAAACATCTATAATAGCGCAACTATCGTTTGTCTTATGTTGTCTATCACAGGTGCTACAGCGGCTTCACGCCAAACCGTCGAAGACTGGGACAAACCGCCTACTGTTACGAAGGGCGAAGCGGTCGCGGGCAACGGCGCGGCTTGTGCTGCGGGTGCCGCATGTGCGTCCCTCGGAGATCCTATTGTGAGGCGCGTTTGTTTCACGGTCGTTCGCGACGCCGAAGAGCCGTCCGCCGCAGCGTGGGAACGCAAGGCTGGCGGTGCAATGGAGATATCTCAGACGACGTTCCGAGATGCGGCGATCGTCGTTCAGGCGCGAACCGGTTCACCGGTGGTGCATGTGGAGCGGTATGGCAACGTCTACTACGTTACGGTAAGTACGTCGCATGGTAATCAGACGCACTGCGTGGACGCCGGGACAGGGAAGTATCTAGGACGTTGTTGAGACGCGCGTCTGTCAATGGCAGGTATGGTCCGCGCCACGCGTCAAGGGTGTCGCTTCCGTGACGAGGCAGGTCGGTTGCAGGCATATATTCGGCCTTTTTCGATGGGCGCGTCCGCACGAACTTACGATGAGTGGATCTCACAAGACAGCCAACCACCTTCAAATATCGAGAGTCAAACGCGCGACAGCACCCCTCCCGTTTCTCCCACGTTCAATGCGGAAGTCTCCCCCGTACTTCTTCGCTAGGCCTTCAACGATTTTCAGGCCGTGACCGTCGCCGTTGGCATTGTGTTTGTCGTAAGGTTGCCCATCATTGACCACGACAATTTCCGCGGATTGTCCCTTTTGATCCGGGCCGCTTACGATTCGCCTGACAGTAACCGCGACAGGGGGTTCTCCGTGTTTGATGGCGTTGCCGATCAGATTGCGCAAAATGGTGACTGCGTCGTATTCGGATATTTGCTGTGCGATCTCGTCCTCGACCTCCACCACAATCGGTGTCTCGGTCGCTGTCCCTTCTTCCGCTGCAATCCGCTTCGCTGTCTTAGCGAGTTCCGTGACTTCCGCGACGCCGTCCCAGGCCAATACCTTCTTCCGCAACCAATTCGCCGCCGAGAGATGCGCGTTAACGTCCGCGATCGGGCACGCTAGTTGATCCCAGACGCGGCTCACTGTTGCTGTCTTGTCGGCCAAGCGTCTGACGGAAGGCCCATCCAAGTCGTGGAGGCCGTCCCAACTGATTGACCCCAAGCTGATACGCGCATCGTGAAGGTCCTTTTTGATCTTTAGCAGCAGCTCGGCGATGGATGCTAGGCTGTTGCCGGCTTGAGCTAGCCGCCGGCTCGAACGGGCTACGAATGCGGCAACCGCAAGGCTCAACAGAACTGTCGCGCTGTGGCCCCACGCCGGTAGGTAAGGATAAGAAGAATTGCGGTCATCAGTGGAGTCTACGACAAGGACGTCGTCCGGTGTAGGGGCTATGGCCATCAACCACACGAGCTCGTCGCCGTTCATCTTTTGAGCGGTGTAATGTCTTATTGAGCGGCTGTCTTCGTGAGCGAGCGCAAGGATATTATTTTGTAAGTGGTAACTCGCAAAATTGGCTGGGCCAGGTGTGTGATCACAGAGGGTCCGTTTCTCAGAGGGTAACGATACAATGACGAAATCAGTGCCGTCCGGCCGATATTTCACGCACAAGCTTGATAACGTGAACGGCCGTGTTGTTAGGGTGCCAAACTCACTGTTTTTCGCAAGCAAAAGCGTGGTCGTGAGGGGCTCTGCGTCTTTGTCGTGGGCAGACATCACCGTAGTGGCGAGGTCGCGTACGTACGTCTTCCCCCGCGCTTCGGTGGCGGCCAAGATTCGTTGTCGAAGGCTCGCAACAGTTTCTTCCAGCCGAGCGATGTCCCTATTGTAATCCCATGTACTGGCAATGACGGCCATTGTCGCGCACGCGGCGACTGTGTAGGCCGCCCAAGACAGAACAGCAACTCGACCGATGTGTGTGTTGAACATGCGCAAGCGTCCTTTCTGGAGAACTAGAGGTCGACTGCCGCCGAGGGCCGCAGGTCACAGGTCGGCAATGGTGAAGCAGTAGAATCCGGTATCCGTAAAGGTTCTGAGAGGGCCGCCTCGGCTACGGTTGATCTTGTTCCGCAGGGTCAGGAGCCGCGCGTCGAGCTCCGGGAGAGGCGTCATGTCGTTGGCGCCGTACACGCGTTCGTGAATCCACACGCGAGAGCGCATGACACCGGCGGAGCGCATCAGTAACTCCAGAATTCTGCATTCGAGTGATTGGAGCTGGATGATCTCGGCGTCTTCGCCGCGGACCACCAAGTAGCTGGTGGGAATCTCAAGTTGATAACGGCCCACGATCACGCGGTCGGGATCGGTGGTGAAAGAACGCCTAGTTTCGGACGGCAACCGGAAACGGTAGCCGGCGTTCGTTACAGCCTGGATGGGTTTTATCTGCTTGTCGGGGTCGAGGGCGTGGCGCAAACGGAGAATATATTGATGGACTAGGTCCCGTTGTTTTTTGCTGAGCGGGGTCTCGGGGTACAAGTCGTCGTCCGTCACGTTCTGATCGTGGATGAGGTCGTAGATCTGAGCTGAGGGCACGACGCGGCCAGGGTGTTGCATAAGGCATTCCAGAATACGGCTCTCTCGTGCACCCGGGTCGATCGGTGCATCGTCACGATAGAGTCGACTTGCCAACCTATCGTATTTGTAAGGCGGACAAATTAACATGCGGGTAGGTATGATCATATTTCGCAAGCGGTCGCGGACCTCCCACAACCAACCACGACCGGGTCGTTTCTCGATGTAGTCATCGGCGTAGTCGAGAGGAGAGCCACCGATGGAGCGGCTGACGTCGTCCTTGGCGACACTGATGGGCATTGCGGTCACGACCAAGACCGGGAAATAGTAGTCTTCGTTGCGGGATTTCCGGATGAAAGTCATACCGCCGTAGCTCGCACCCTTGAGGGTCAGGTCCACGACTGCGCCGTCGATGGCATTGTGGCGGACGAAAGTGAGAGCGTCCTCGCCGGTGGTTGTCTGAATTATCTCGTAGCCAGCGTCTTCCAAAAGCGTCCGGAAGGCTTGGAGTGTCGAGAGATCATCTTCTACGATCAGGATTCGCATCATAGACTCCCTTCGATCGGGGTTGGTGGTACCTTACCGAAGGGCGCGTTCAAAGTAGCGGCAGAATGGCGCCGAACAGCACGCCCTCGAACAGGGTCCGTTGCAGCACCAGTGCCAGGCCGACGTATACCAGCGCCCACACCGTCACGGCCGCCACCGCGCACCGGGTCCAGGAGAGCCGGGCGAAGCTGCGCAGGAAGAGCAGGATGTAGATGGGGATGGTGGGTTGGAAGCCGATGAGGATCACCAGGCCGCAGAAGACCCCCAGCCAGGCGACGATGGGAGCGGCCTTGTCCCAGGGCGCCACTTCCACGGTGTCGTCGGGCGCCGCGCTCGGGGAGAGCAGCTCTCGCCCGAGGCAGAACAGGACGAACGCCAGGGTCGGGATACCCAAGACCAGGGGCACCAGCCCGCCTTGTCCATCGAAGCCGAAGGACGGGATGACCACCACCAGCGCCACCGCCAGGTAGAGCAGGTTGACGATCACGTAGCTGTAGTTGACGCGCTTCATGTCGTCGAGCGGGTGCGCAGCCGCGTGATCACCGGGATCGCCACCATGATCAGGATGAGGATCCACGAGATCAGGCTGTTGAAGAAGCCGAAATAGCTGCCGTCGTGGATGCGCAACGTCAGCAGGAACGACTTTTCCGCCAGGTTGCCCAGCACGAAGCCGATGACCAGCGGCAGGATCGGTACGCCCGCCCGCCGCATGGCGAAGCCGAACACGCCCAACAACACCACCAGCACCACGTCCCAGATGTTCTCCCGCAGGATGTAGGTGCCCGCGAGCGCCACCACCGCGATGATGGCGGACAGGTAATGCACCGGCACCCGGGTGATGATGGCCAGGTAGCGGGCGGCCAGCAGGCCGACGATGCTGGCGAAAGCGTTGGACACCACGTAGCCGTTGAGCAGGGTCCAGATGAAGATGGGCTTGTCCAGGATCAACTGCGGTCCCGGCGAGATCCCGTGCATGATGAAGATGCTCAGGAGCAGGGCCATGGCCAGGCTTCCGGGAATGCCGAAGCTCAGGGTGGTCAGCAGCGCGCCGCCGTCCTTGGAGTCGTTGGCCGCCTCGCTGGCGATGACGCCTTCGGGATGGCCCGTGCCGAAGGCTGCCGGGTTCCGGGAGGACTGCACCGCCACGGTGTAGGCGATGAGGTTGGCGGTCTCGCCGCCCACGCCGGGGATGATCCCCACCAGCGTGCCGATGGACGAGCTGCGCAGCAGGCAGACGGCGTAGCGGAAGTTCTCCATCACCCCCTGCCACGCGCCGCGGATGCTGGCCTGGATGTTGTCGCGGGCGATGGTGCCGCCCTGGGCCGAGTAGTTGATCAGCTCGCCGATGGCGAACAGCCCCACGAAGAACGGGATCAGGGGAATCCCGTCCCACAGGTACTCGCTTCCCATGGTGTAGCGGATCAGGCCGGTGGGCTCGTTGAGACCCACCAGGGAGAGCAGGATGCCGACGCCGCCGGCGATGAGCCCGTTCAGGAGCGAGCCCTGACTCACCGTGGCGGTGGTGACCAGCCCGAACACCACCAGCCAGAAGATCTCCGGGTGGCCGAAGGCGATCACCAGCGGCCGCATCACCTGGATCAGCAACGCCAGGATCAGGAGCCCGAAGAGTGCCCCGAGGAGGCACGCCCCCGCCGACAGTCCCAGCGCCCGCGCCGCCTCGCCGCGCTTGGCCATGGGGTAGCCGTCGAAGCAGGTGGCGGCGTTCACCGGAGTGCCCGGCGTGTTGAGCAGGATGGCGCTGATGGAGCCGCCGAAGGAACTCGCCCCCATGATGCCCGAGAACAGGTAGACTGCGGTGATGGCGTCCCAGGTGAACGTGAACGGCAGCAGCATCGACATGGCGAGGATGCCGCCGAGACCCGGTACCGCGCCGAAGATCAGTCCGATGACGCTGCCGAACAACAGGGTCAGAATGACGTGCGGCTCCGAGATGGTGACCAGGGCGCCGCCGAAACCCTCAAACATGAACGCGGGTGTCCTGTGTCACGGGAGCGCCGAGGTCCGGAAGAGTGAGGCGCGACACGGTCCGTCAAGCCGGGACCGCGTCGCGCCACCATGGGCAAGGATCACTTGATGTACTTCTTGAGCAGCGGGGTGTTGTCCCCCACCAGGGCGATCATGTCGGCGATGAGCTTGGTGGTGTTTTCCCTGCTCAACGGCGCGACGATGTTGCCGTTGGCCTCGATCCTCTCCTTCAGCGCCGCGTCGTTGTTGACCTTCACCAGGGCCGCTTCTATCACGGACGCGATGTTGGCCGGGGTCTTGGGCGGCAGCGCGTAGAGGTTCTGACCCACCAGCGAAGCCGATCCCAGTGCCGCGAACCCCTGTTCCACGCCGGTCGGAATGTCGGGGAACTTGGGATGCCGCTCCGGCAGGTAGACGACGACGGCCTTGGCCTCGCCGGACTGGATGGCCGTGGTCCAGCGCTTGGTCAGCGGCAGGTTCGTGATGGTGATGTCGCCGCGGATGATGCCCGTGATCAACTCGGGTCCCTTGAAGCCGGCGATGAATTCCACCGGGAAGCCCACGAGGTTGGCGGTGATGACGGAGATGGGGAACGTGTTCCCACCGGTTCCGGTGATGCCCGCCTTGATGGGCTTCTTGGCCGTCTTCATCTGCTTGAGCGACGTCCACTGGTCCTTGCCCGCCTTGGTGGTGGCCTGCATGAAGTACGGGTTGGACACCTGGCGTCCGATCCAGGTGAAGCTCCGCAGGTCGGGCTTCATCCCCCGCGCCACCTGGTTGACGGCCTGTCCGGGCAGGTTGATGGCGGCCATGGTATGGCCGTCGGGCTTGGCCCGGTTGAGGATGGTCACGGAGTTTCGGCCCCCGGCGCCCGGCACGTTGCGGATGAGCACCGGGACCCCCAGCATCTTCGACATGACCTCGCCCTGGAGTCGGGCGGCGGTATCCATGGCGCCCCCCACCGAGAATCCCACCAGGATGGTGATGGGCTTGCTGGGCTTCCAGTCCGCGGCCGAGGCCGGCGTCACCGCCAGCGCCAGCGACATGGCGATGAGCGCCACCAGAAATGCTTGGAACAACGATTTCGGAATTCGCATCAGGGGCTCCTTTCGGTTTGACGAGGATCTCTTCACGAAAACACCTTCCAGACGATGGCCATGGTGAAAGCGAGATTGAAGCCGATCATCCACTTCAACAGAACCAATTGCCCCTCGATTCGTTGGGTGTCGGCCTTGGTCGCCAATTGCGTTTCGATGGCTTCGGCGAACGCCTCCTTCTGCGCTTCGGCGAAGGCGACGGCCTGCCTGTGTTCAAGTCCCGCCTCTTCAAGACGTTGCGCGAACTTCAGTGTATCGAATGTCGTGAGACTCATGGTGTTTGCAGCGGTACAGCACCACCGCGCGTGAAAAGTCTCGCACTCCTTCAATCTCCGGTCAAGGTCTTCGGTGATCGCAGCAGCGATGGGTCGAACGCCTGCAGCAGCCCATCCAGCCGCACCTCCCGCACCTTGTCCTGGGGCGGGCGCGCCCGCTGTGGGTACTGCACCGGCGGCGCCGGCTTGGTGGCGTCCATGATCATGACCGCGCCCATGACCGGCTCATGGGTGCCGTCCACCCTGTAGTTCCAGTTGGACGGCAGGAGGTCGCCCGGCCCGTTCCAGTCCGGGATCGTGAGCACGTCCTCGTCCGGGCGCATGCGCGTGCCGATGGCCCAGGTCACCTCGGGCTCGTGGAACACGTTAACGTCGTCGTCCACCACCACCACGCAGCGCAGGTTCTCGGGCTCGGTGGCGATGGCCGCCAGGGCCGCGCGCTTGACCTCGGAGTCGCGGGTCTTGCGGATGGAGATGTAGCAGTGGGTACGCGCGTGCGCCGGCACGTTGACGTTGACGACGCCGGGGACGGCCTCGCGCACGCGCCGGTAGATGGTGCCCATGCGCGGCAGGCTGCCCAGTACCAGGTGTTCCTGGCCCGCCGGGAAGACGTCGTAGTAGATGGGGTTCCGGCGCATGGTCATGGCCGACACGTGCATCACCGGCTGCGCGCCCACGCTCACGTAGTAGCCCGTCCATTCGCCGAAAGGGCCTTCGAGGCGGGTCTCGTCCGGCAGGAGCCGCCCCTCTACGACGATCTCCGCGTGGGCCGGCACCATGAGGTCCACGGTCTCGGCCTTGACTAGTTCGATGGGCTCCTGCAGGAGCGCGCCGGCCTCGGCGAACTCGCCGCCGATGCCCGGCAGCCGCGACACCGCCCCGAGCATGAACGTGGGGTAGTGCCCCACCACCAGGGCGAACTCGGTTGGATCGCCGCGTTCCGAGTTGCGGCGGTAGATGTAGCCGCCGTGGTGGCTGCCCTGGATGTAGACCCCGAGGGTGCGGGGATCGTGCACCTGGTGGCGGTAGAGCCCGGCGTTCTGGGTGCCGGTATCCGGGTCCTTGACGATCATGCCCCCGCCGGTGATGTAGGGACCGGCGTCGAGCTCGTTGTGGCAAGGGATGGGCAGGGCCGAAAGGTCGGCCGCGTCGCCCTTGAGCACCACCTCCTTCACCGGCCCGTCGGTGACGGTCTGCGCCTGTATCGGCCGGGCCTGCCGCTCGCCGTAGACCCGCACCATGTCGTGCACATCGGTGCCCAGCGCCAGCGCGAGCCGCTCGTAGGTGGCCGTGAGGTTGATCACCAGCGGCATGGAGGCGCCTTCCACGTCGGTGAACACCAGCGCGGGAAACCGCCCGTCCTCCGCCAAGCGCTCGGCGATGGAGGTGATGTCGAACCGTCGGTCCACCCGCCGGGTGACCATGTGGATCTGGTCCGGCGCCGATGCCGCAAGCTGCTCGATGAAGGCGCGCAGGTCTTTCGCCATTCACTTCCTCCCTCTTCCCTGGATCGACAGCGCCATGCATTCTTCCATAGCACAGCCGGATGACTTGTTCACGAAAGCGCATCACCGCGGTGTGTGACCGTGGTCCTTGTGGGACCACCTCCGAAACCCGGACCCTTGCGCTCCTGGTGCTGGCAGGGAGACTTCGCGCGTAGCCTAGGCAAACCAGGGTTGATCGATTTCGGCTCGTTAGGTATCTTCCGGTTCGGAAAACTTGCGGCTTCAGGGAAATACGGTCAGGTTGACATGAGACAAACTGGCCGCGCCCGCGCGTGTGGGCGAGAAGAGGGGGTCTCCATGTGGTCTGTGGCGCGGTCTCTCTGCATGCTTTCCGTGTTGCTGCTGGTCGCGTGTGCGACGGGTTCCGGGGGTCCCGGCCCGACGGGGTTTGAGCCCGTCCCGCGTCAGGCCGACCCTGCTGCACGCCATGCACCGGTCAATGAACTCCGTGCGCGCTTTCATGCTCTAATCCCTGATCTTCTGTACGTCGGCGCGAACGTCCTCCAAAGAGTCTCGCCTTATCTAAGCGGCTACCCTTTGGTTCTGGAGTATGGGACAGTGCGGGACGGGACCGGTCAGACCGTGGAGTACCTCGTCCATGATGCAGGTGCCGATGGCCATGTCCGGCGGTTCGGGGAGAAGCCACCTATCGTTCTTGTAGCCGAGGGGGCTACGCAGGAAATGGTACAGGACACGATTTGGGCGGTTCAGGCAATCAACGCCTCACTCCCGGACACTTGGCAGTTGCGATTCGCCTCCGAACCTGCGGTGGCGAACGCCGTAAGGCCACGGAACGGTGAAATCGTGGTCGAATTCCAGCCGCGCGAACAGTGGCCGGTGGACCCTCCTCCCGAACCGGATGCCGAGGGCCTTTCGCAACGGTTCGAGACGCGGGATCGCTCGGAAATCTTGTCCGGTCATGTCTGGATAGACGCTGGATGGTGGCGCGCCAATGGCATCCACCAGCCCCAGCCCCGTCGGGCTCGCATCGTACACCAACTCCTGCAAACCCTCGGCCGAAATCCCGTGGACGGGACGCTGTTTCCCAATACAGTCATGAAGAACCCGCCAGACCGAGTCCCCTGGCACGTGCTACACCGTCTCGATCGAGAAGCTCTGCTCGCCGTGTACGGATGGCTGGAGCCCGGTACACGGACAGAGACGATATTCGAGGAATTGGGGGCTTGGTCGGAGGAGTCGGTCCATCTGGTCGGCAAGCTCGTCATCCCGAGTGGAGACCCTCCTTGTGTGGACTACTCTGACTGTGCCTCTTTGTTACCGCCTATCCGTATCGATTTCGGTGTCGCGGCGCGGAACGGGTTGGTACAACCGTGGGTGACCGGACTCCATTCGCCGGATCTCAGGAAGGATCCGTGGTCGTCCGATCGCGTGCTGACGTGGTCGGGTTATCTCTTGGGATTCACACCTGCCAATAGATCGGTAGCGGGGGCGGCGCGCTTGACGGTGGATACCGAGTCTCTGGATGGGGAGCTTGAGCTCAGTGATCTGGAGTCGTGGACCGCGAAGCCCGGAGCGTTCTACACCGGCGTCCGGTTCGGCACCGGCAACCCTTGGGGAGACGGCAACCTCGAATACACCAT
Above is a window of Deltaproteobacteria bacterium DNA encoding:
- a CDS encoding response regulator transcription factor, which gives rise to MMRILIVEDDLSTLQAFRTLLEDAGYEIIQTTTGEDALTFVRHNAIDGAVVDLTLKGASYGGMTFIRKSRNEDYYFPVLVVTAMPISVAKDDVSRSIGGSPLDYADDYIEKRPGRGWLWEVRDRLRNMIIPTRMLICPPYKYDRLASRLYRDDAPIDPGARESRILECLMQHPGRVVPSAQIYDLIHDQNVTDDDLYPETPLSKKQRDLVHQYILRLRHALDPDKQIKPIQAVTNAGYRFRLPSETRRSFTTDPDRVIVGRYQLEIPTSYLVVRGEDAEIIQLQSLECRILELLMRSAGVMRSRVWIHERVYGANDMTPLPELDARLLTLRNKINRSRGGPLRTFTDTGFYCFTIADL
- a CDS encoding tripartite tricarboxylate transporter permease, which translates into the protein MFEGFGGALVTISEPHVILTLLFGSVIGLIFGAVPGLGGILAMSMLLPFTFTWDAITAVYLFSGIMGASSFGGSISAILLNTPGTPVNAATCFDGYPMAKRGEAARALGLSAGACLLGALFGLLILALLIQVMRPLVIAFGHPEIFWLVVFGLVTTATVSQGSLLNGLIAGGVGILLSLVGLNEPTGLIRYTMGSEYLWDGIPLIPFFVGLFAIGELINYSAQGGTIARDNIQASIRGAWQGVMENFRYAVCLLRSSSIGTLVGIIPGVGGETANLIAYTVAVQSSRNPAAFGTGHPEGVIASEAANDSKDGGALLTTLSFGIPGSLAMALLLSIFIMHGISPGPQLILDKPIFIWTLLNGYVVSNAFASIVGLLAARYLAIITRVPVHYLSAIIAVVALAGTYILRENIWDVVLVVLLGVFGFAMRRAGVPILPLVIGFVLGNLAEKSFLLTLRIHDGSYFGFFNSLISWILILIMVAIPVITRLRTRSTT
- a CDS encoding UbiD family decarboxylase; this translates as MAKDLRAFIEQLAASAPDQIHMVTRRVDRRFDITSIAERLAEDGRFPALVFTDVEGASMPLVINLTATYERLALALGTDVHDMVRVYGERQARPIQAQTVTDGPVKEVVLKGDAADLSALPIPCHNELDAGPYITGGGMIVKDPDTGTQNAGLYRHQVHDPRTLGVYIQGSHHGGYIYRRNSERGDPTEFALVVGHYPTFMLGAVSRLPGIGGEFAEAGALLQEPIELVKAETVDLMVPAHAEIVVEGRLLPDETRLEGPFGEWTGYYVSVGAQPVMHVSAMTMRRNPIYYDVFPAGQEHLVLGSLPRMGTIYRRVREAVPGVVNVNVPAHARTHCYISIRKTRDSEVKRAALAAIATEPENLRCVVVVDDDVNVFHEPEVTWAIGTRMRPDEDVLTIPDWNGPGDLLPSNWNYRVDGTHEPVMGAVMIMDATKPAPPVQYPQRARPPQDKVREVRLDGLLQAFDPSLLRSPKTLTGD
- a CDS encoding tripartite tricarboxylate transporter substrate-binding protein; translation: MRIPKSLFQAFLVALIAMSLALAVTPASAADWKPSKPITILVGFSVGGAMDTAARLQGEVMSKMLGVPVLIRNVPGAGGRNSVTILNRAKPDGHTMAAINLPGQAVNQVARGMKPDLRSFTWIGRQVSNPYFMQATTKAGKDQWTSLKQMKTAKKPIKAGITGTGGNTFPISVITANLVGFPVEFIAGFKGPELITGIIRGDITITNLPLTKRWTTAIQSGEAKAVVVYLPERHPKFPDIPTGVEQGFAALGSASLVGQNLYALPPKTPANIASVIEAALVKVNNDAALKERIEANGNIVAPLSRENTTKLIADMIALVGDNTPLLKKYIK
- a CDS encoding transposase; this encodes MGKSMKRGGRRQGEEGEGNYPVYEPGQGLLMPPDLTEWVPAGHLAHHVSDLMDVLDLGEFYEGDGWRNRPYEPSMMLKFLRYGYATGVYASRKIAKKLDEDVAFRMLGAGNYPKHRTIREFRPREDRLAAIAAAKKRLEEAQREMDEARGGRPGEERNRKGGRPYNREYGQPSAKAESNFTDPESGFTKISGEGFQQRYNGQLVLDGECQIIVGTLGRVRPNPCVGRGPSHARSNPLPWP